The following proteins come from a genomic window of Triticum aestivum cultivar Chinese Spring chromosome 6A, IWGSC CS RefSeq v2.1, whole genome shotgun sequence:
- the LOC123130497 gene encoding protein MONOCULM 1, which yields MLDPPEPDDDAARPPRAPVAAASPRGLVLACADLLHRGDLDGARRAAGAVLSGADPRGDAADRLAHHFARALALRADEGRSSVGPLGVGVAPASSAVHLAYNKIAPFLRFAHLTANQAILEAAAGARRVHIVDLDAAHGVQWPPLLQAIGDRADAAVGPPEVRITGAGPDLDVLLRTGDRLRAFASSLNLPFRFHPLLLPCTAQLAADPAACLELHPDETLAVNCVLFLHRLSGDGELTAFLRWVRSMNPAVVTIAEREGEAGRGEDDDELPRRVAAAMDFYSAVFDALEATMPPGSAERLAVEQEILGTEIDAVVAGPGSGGGRPRSFEAWTAAARAAGLSPWPASTFAVSQARLLLRLHYPSEGYAAEEARGACFLGWQTRTLMSVSSWH from the coding sequence ATGCTCGACCCGCCCGAGCCCGACGATGACGCCGCCCGACCGCCGCGCGCAccggtcgccgccgcctcgccgagaGGCCTCGTCCTCGCGTGCGCCGACCTGCTGCACCGCGGGGACCTCGACGGGGCGCGGCGCGCCGCGGGCGCCGTGCTCTCCGGTGCCGACCCCCGGGGAGACGCGGCCGACCGCCTCGCGCACCACTTCGCGCGCGCGCTCGCTCTACGGGCCGACGAGGGACGAAGTAGCGTTGGCCCGCTGGGCGTGGGCGTGGCGCCTGCATCGTCCGCGGTGCACCTGGCGTACAACAAGATCGCGCCGTTCCTGCGCTTCGCGCACCTGACTGCCAACCAGGCGATCCTGGAGGCCGCTGCCGGCGCGCGGCGCGTGCACATCGTGGACCTCGACGCCGCACACGGCGTGCAGTGGCCGCCGCTCCTTCAGGCCATCGGCGACCGCGCTGACGCCGCCGTCGGCCCGCCCGAGGTCAGGATCACCGGCGCCGGCCCCGACCTCGATGTGCTCCTTCGCACCGGCGACCGCCTCCGCGCCTTCGCCAGCTCCCTCAACCTCCCATTCCGCTTCCACCCGCTGCTCCTCCCCTGCACGGCTCAGCTTGCCGCCGACCCGGCCGCCTGCCTTGAGCTGCACCCGGACGAGACTCTGGCCGTCAACTGCGTGCTATTCCTCCACAGgctctccggcgacggtgagctcacCGCATTCTTGAGGTGGGTCCGTTCGATGAACCCCGCCGTGGTGACCATCGCCGAGAGGGAAGGCGAAGCCGGccgaggagaggacgacgacgagTTACCGCGGCGGGTGGCCGCGGCGATGGACTTCTACTCGGCGGTGTTCGACGCGCTGGAGGCCACGATGCCGCCGGGCAGCGCGGAACGGTTGGCGGTGGAGCAGGAGATCCTCGGCACGGAGATCGACGCGGTGGTGGCTGGCcccggcagcggcggtgggcggCCCCGCAGCTTCGAAGCGTGGACGGCCGCCGCGCGCGCTGCGGGGCTCTCGCCGTGGCCGGCCAGCACGTTCGCGGTGTCGCAGGCGCGGCTGTTGCTGCGGCTACACTACCCGTCGGAGGGGTATGCGGCGGAGGAGGCCCGCGGCGCGTGCTTCCTCGGCTGGCAGACGCGGACGCTCATGTCGGTCTCTTCGTGGCACTAG